From the Primulina tabacum isolate GXHZ01 chromosome 3, ASM2559414v2, whole genome shotgun sequence genome, one window contains:
- the LOC142538598 gene encoding uncharacterized protein LOC142538598: MPFGLKNAGATYQRLMNKVFEKQLGRNVKVYVDDILGKSTEVFGFISDLEENFATLMQYEIKLNPAKCIFGVKSGKFLGFVVTDRGIEGPELRHSKVEKIALVLVMTARKLRSYFLSHQIIVLTNSPLERIMTHSEVFGRMIKWKVELGEYDIEYRPRVAIKAQALSDFLSEMLQPDEEHVWRVFVDEASSLSGCGVGVVIIAPPGEKIKLAVRIDSRVTNNEAEYETIKGIYEAKDDMMIKYLKIIQSQAEVFVDWSIKKIPRDENGEANALVKMAASLSEWGMDIVGRFPVARAQKKFLLVAVDYFSKWVEVEPLAKITEQKFLKFLWKSIVCRFGVRRRLISDNERQFQGKKITAWCQ; the protein is encoded by the exons atgcctttcgggttgaagaaCGCCGGGGCCACCTATCAGCGTCTCATGAACAAAGTGTTTGAGAAACAGTTGGGCAGAAATGTAAAGGTTTATGTGGATGATATCTTGGGCAAGTCCACAGAGGTTTTTGGTTTCATCTCTGACTTGGAAGAGAATTTTGCCACTCTGATGCAATATGAAATTAAGCTCAACCCGGCCAAGTGTATCTTTGGCGTGAAGAGTGGCAAATTTCTGGGTTTTGTAGTTACTGACCGGGGGATTGAG GGACCCGAGCTTCGACATAGTAAAGTGGAGAAGATAGCTCTCGTTCTTGTTATGACTGCCCGAAAACTGCGATCTTATTTTCTGTCGCATCAAATTATTGTGCTGACTAATAGTCCTCTCGAGAGGATTATGACTCATTCAGAAGTTTTCGGGAGAATGATCAAGTGGAAAGTGGAGCTAGGAGAATATGATATTGAGTATAGGCCCCGGGTTGCCATCAAAGCGCAGGCCTTGTCAGATTTCTTATCAGAGATGCTTCAGCCTGATGAAGAGCATGTATGGAGGGTGTTCGTGGATGAGGCGTCTAGCCTCTCTGGATGTGGGGTAGGAGTAGTGATAATAGCTCCCCCAGGAGAGAAGATTAAACTGGCAGTAAGAATTGACTCCCGAGTGACTAACAACGAGGCAGAGTATGAGACT ATAAAGGGTATTTATGAAGCTAAGGATGACATGATGATTAAATATCTCAAGATCATTCAATCCCAGGCAGAAGTTTTTGTGGATTGGAGTATTAAGAAGATACCCCGAGACGAGAATGGGGAAGCAAACGCTTTGGTGAAGATGGCCGCCTCTTTATCAGAA TGGGGCATGGACATTGTTGGTCGCTTTCCAGTTGCCCGGGCTCAGAAGAAATTTCTTTTGGTAGCAGTTGATTATTTTTCTAAATGGGTAGAAGTCGAGCCCCTGGCAAAGATTACTGAGCAGaaatttttgaagtttttgtgGAAGAGTATTGTATGCCGATTTGGAGTCCGTAGGAGACTAATCTCAGACAACGAGAGGCAGTTTCAGGGAAAAAAGATCACGGCTTGGtgccaataa